One Roseimaritima multifibrata DNA window includes the following coding sequences:
- a CDS encoding cytochrome c oxidase subunit I — protein sequence MASGAVPQVSGRDAGFVSDSENYLKNSSGVLSWACTLDHKRIGIMYLVGILASFLGGGLLAMAIRAHLMSPDGALFEDNNTYNQIFTLHGAIMVFLFIIPSIPAALGNFMVPVMLGAKDVAFPRLNLSSFYLWVGGAIFFVGALLMNGLDTGWTFYTPYSTSTDTSVVMATLGAFILGFSSIFTGLNFIVTINTMRPPGMTWFRMPLFLWATYATSIIQVLATPVLGITLLLLIAEKTMHIGIFDPEFNGDPVTFQHFFWFYSHPAVYIMILPAFGVISEIVSVHSHKGIFGYRFIAYSSIALALLSFLVWGHHMFTSGMSHVTVIVFSALTFTVSVPSAIKVFNWVATMYKGAISLTTPMCYALSFLFLFTIGGLTGLFLGTISTDLHLHDTYFVVAHFHYVMMGGTVIAFVGGLFHWWPKMSGKMFNEAWGRVSAVVVFIGFNMTFFPQFLLGNQGMPRRYASYDPEFAWLHQLSSIGAFTLGIGLLIAGLVLLHSIFNGKQAPANPWGGATLEWHCTSPPPFFNFKNPPAVGDPYEFDNVEYDSATDNYVFTDLPRERVPEKTPESTPASAGGQS from the coding sequence ATGGCCTCAGGTGCAGTACCGCAAGTTAGCGGGCGCGATGCCGGTTTCGTTTCCGACAGCGAAAACTACCTTAAGAACAGCAGCGGTGTGCTCAGCTGGGCATGCACGCTGGATCATAAGCGGATTGGGATCATGTACCTGGTCGGCATCCTTGCCTCCTTCTTGGGAGGCGGATTGCTGGCGATGGCGATTCGTGCTCATCTGATGTCTCCCGATGGAGCGTTGTTTGAGGACAACAACACCTACAACCAGATCTTTACGCTCCACGGAGCGATCATGGTGTTTTTGTTTATCATCCCAAGTATCCCAGCGGCACTGGGGAACTTTATGGTTCCCGTGATGTTGGGTGCCAAGGACGTTGCTTTCCCTCGCCTAAACCTGAGCAGTTTTTACCTCTGGGTCGGCGGAGCGATTTTCTTCGTCGGGGCTTTGTTGATGAACGGCCTGGATACAGGTTGGACCTTCTACACGCCTTACAGCACGTCGACCGACACATCGGTGGTGATGGCGACCTTGGGAGCATTCATCCTCGGGTTTAGTTCGATTTTTACCGGTCTGAACTTCATCGTGACGATCAATACCATGCGTCCACCAGGGATGACTTGGTTCCGGATGCCTTTGTTCCTCTGGGCGACCTACGCGACCAGCATCATTCAGGTATTGGCTACCCCAGTTTTGGGTATCACCCTGCTTCTTTTGATCGCTGAAAAAACGATGCATATCGGGATCTTCGATCCCGAATTCAACGGTGACCCTGTCACGTTCCAGCACTTCTTCTGGTTCTACAGTCACCCCGCTGTGTACATCATGATTCTGCCAGCGTTTGGTGTGATCAGTGAAATTGTCAGCGTTCATAGTCACAAAGGGATCTTTGGTTATCGCTTCATCGCGTACTCCTCGATCGCTTTGGCTCTGCTTAGTTTCTTGGTCTGGGGACATCACATGTTCACCAGCGGTATGAGTCACGTGACCGTGATTGTCTTCAGTGCTTTGACCTTTACCGTTTCCGTCCCGTCGGCCATTAAGGTCTTCAACTGGGTGGCGACGATGTACAAAGGGGCGATCAGTTTGACCACCCCGATGTGTTATGCCCTTAGCTTTTTGTTCTTGTTCACCATCGGTGGATTGACCGGATTGTTCCTGGGAACGATCAGCACGGACCTTCATCTGCACGATACCTACTTCGTGGTCGCCCACTTCCATTACGTGATGATGGGCGGAACCGTGATCGCCTTTGTCGGTGGCTTGTTCCACTGGTGGCCAAAGATGAGTGGCAAGATGTTCAACGAGGCCTGGGGACGTGTTTCGGCCGTGGTTGTGTTCATTGGCTTTAATATGACCTTCTTTCCTCAGTTCTTGCTAGGGAATCAAGGGATGCCACGGCGGTACGCCAGTTACGACCCTGAATTTGCCTGGTTGCATCAGTTGTCCAGCATCGGTGCATTCACCCTGGGGATCGGCTTGCTGATCGCCGGTTTGGTATTGTTGCACTCGATCTTCAACGGCAAACAGGCTCCTGCAAACCCATGGGGCGGAGCAACGCTTGAATGGCACTGCACCAGTCCTCCACCGTTTTTTAACTTCAAGAATCCACCAGCTGTTGGCGACCCGTATGAATTCGACAATGTCGAATACGATTCGGCGACCGACAACTATGTCTTTACGGATTTGCCTCGTGAACGTGTTCCGGAAAAGACTCCGGAATCCACCCCTGCTTCGGCAGGCGGGCAGTCGTAA
- a CDS encoding cytochrome c oxidase subunit 3: MAETTADAHHGHDDHEHHENLAHHFDSYEQQFDAGKLGIWLFLVTEVLFFGGMFCAYALYRNLRPEVFEGCSEFLNTQLGAINTGVLLFSSLTMAWAVRCAQLRQHKMLIGMLAATLSCAAIFLGVKAVEYSHKFGMGLLPAGLYTYDPLHPHHADAPNYLAYICVPFAIIAVFVIGWLILAFLQKDEFKVRVLKPLTVVCLCFFAGVGLGTIIEAAAENAHGNGEAHASVAHGEHGDEAGHGSHDEEGHEDHTVAADGPILASDDDLIGLDVLAKDSSNPGAKDNLRALKSQSAASSGAVLTGDEKPVPNATEKRDINTPKQAGIFFGIYYCMTGVHAIHILAGMGVMVWLLIRAVRAEFNEKYFGPVDFVGLYWHLVDLIWIYLFPLLYLIG, encoded by the coding sequence ATGGCAGAGACAACCGCAGATGCGCACCATGGTCATGACGATCATGAACATCACGAAAACCTCGCTCACCATTTTGACTCGTACGAACAGCAGTTCGACGCAGGCAAATTGGGGATCTGGTTGTTCCTGGTGACCGAAGTCCTGTTTTTTGGGGGGATGTTCTGTGCGTATGCGTTGTATCGCAATTTACGACCAGAGGTCTTTGAAGGCTGTAGTGAATTCCTGAACACTCAGTTGGGAGCCATTAACACCGGCGTCCTGTTGTTCAGTTCACTGACCATGGCCTGGGCGGTTCGCTGTGCTCAGTTGCGACAACATAAGATGTTGATCGGAATGCTGGCGGCGACGCTTTCGTGTGCCGCGATCTTCTTGGGCGTCAAGGCGGTCGAATACTCTCATAAATTTGGTATGGGTTTGCTGCCAGCCGGTTTGTACACGTACGATCCGCTGCATCCTCATCACGCCGATGCACCGAATTACCTTGCATATATTTGTGTTCCGTTTGCGATCATCGCGGTTTTTGTGATCGGTTGGTTGATCTTGGCGTTCCTCCAAAAGGATGAATTCAAGGTTCGCGTTCTGAAACCGCTGACGGTTGTTTGCCTCTGCTTCTTTGCAGGTGTAGGGCTAGGAACGATCATCGAAGCGGCTGCGGAAAACGCTCATGGAAACGGCGAAGCACACGCTTCGGTCGCCCATGGCGAACATGGAGATGAAGCCGGACATGGCTCGCATGATGAGGAAGGTCACGAAGATCACACGGTCGCTGCGGATGGTCCCATTCTTGCCTCCGATGATGACCTGATCGGGTTGGACGTGTTGGCCAAGGACAGCAGCAACCCTGGTGCGAAGGACAACCTTCGTGCTTTGAAGTCTCAGTCGGCTGCCTCGAGTGGGGCTGTGTTAACGGGCGACGAAAAACCCGTTCCGAATGCGACGGAAAAACGAGACATTAATACTCCCAAACAAGCTGGGATCTTCTTCGGCATCTATTACTGCATGACCGGAGTTCACGCGATCCACATCCTGGCTGGGATGGGGGTTATGGTTTGGTTGCTGATTCGGGCGGTTCGAGCTGAGTTCAACGAAAAGTACTTCGGCCCTGTCGACTTTGTCGGGCTGTACTGGCACTTGGTCGACCTGATTTGGATTTATTTGTTCCCTTTGCTATACCTGATTGGTTAA
- a CDS encoding cytochrome C oxidase subunit IV family protein gives MSASSEHPEHGSDHGFAHPQSISSLLTVFSALVILTIITVLIANFKLGNAEIWISLFIASIKASLVMYFFMHLGHDKPFNALIFLSSAFFLALFMGLTMMDRNAYRSSLEPIIDAPYVNEALEEIEEVVPALEDPAVADDTGAIEGPSVVDPPEAQ, from the coding sequence ATGAGTGCTTCTTCCGAACATCCCGAGCACGGCAGCGACCACGGTTTTGCGCACCCGCAATCGATCTCGTCACTGTTAACCGTATTTTCGGCGTTGGTTATTTTGACCATCATAACGGTGTTGATCGCCAATTTTAAACTTGGCAACGCTGAGATCTGGATCAGTTTGTTTATTGCTTCGATCAAAGCTTCGTTGGTCATGTATTTCTTCATGCACCTTGGGCATGACAAACCGTTTAATGCTTTGATCTTCCTGTCCAGCGCGTTTTTCTTAGCATTGTTTATGGGCCTGACGATGATGGATCGAAATGCCTACCGATCTTCATTGGAACCCATCATCGATGCTCCCTATGTGAACGAGGCTCTTGAAGAGATCGAAGAGGTCGTTCCGGCCTTGGAAGATCCTGCGGTTGCTGACGATACCGGGGCGATAGAAGGACCGTCGGTCGTGGATCCCCCCGAAGCTCAATAG
- a CDS encoding glucose 1-dehydrogenase encodes MKAVAVTPGKPNSVHLEEISRPSLDDISGGTGVLVRTLKVGVDATDREINEALYGNAPEGDEFLVIGHESFGVVEEVGPNVRNIKVGDYVTPTVRRPGNSIYDQIGTYDMTSEETYYERGINLRHGFLTEYFVDDQEYIVRVPKGLKHLHVLMEPMSCAAKAVHQAYEAQRRMKVWRPRVAYVFGSGQIGLLTTLILRLRGLQVHTVARAPGPHLKSSIVEGFEATYVSTKERSLDDLVAETGRPDLIVDATGHSGLAFDAMKYVGHNGVVVWTSITGGDRQIEIPSDKINIDWVLGNKLLLGSVNANRDHFEMGIRDLALGEMMFPGVIEKILTSPVDGLDQYKEMMRLLVEDDDALKVYVNVAEE; translated from the coding sequence ATGAAAGCGGTCGCTGTCACCCCCGGAAAACCAAATAGCGTGCATTTGGAAGAGATCTCCAGACCCTCATTGGATGACATTTCAGGAGGGACCGGTGTTCTGGTCCGGACCTTGAAAGTGGGCGTCGATGCAACCGATCGAGAAATCAATGAAGCCCTCTATGGGAACGCTCCCGAAGGGGATGAATTCTTGGTGATCGGGCATGAATCGTTCGGTGTGGTCGAAGAAGTGGGACCGAACGTTCGAAACATCAAGGTCGGCGATTATGTCACCCCGACCGTTCGCCGTCCGGGGAATTCGATCTATGACCAGATCGGAACCTACGACATGACCAGCGAAGAAACCTATTACGAACGCGGTATTAACCTGCGTCATGGTTTCTTGACGGAATACTTCGTCGACGATCAAGAGTACATCGTTCGCGTTCCCAAGGGCCTAAAACACCTGCACGTGTTGATGGAACCGATGAGCTGTGCCGCCAAAGCGGTTCACCAAGCCTATGAAGCTCAGCGGCGGATGAAGGTTTGGCGCCCGCGGGTCGCTTACGTGTTCGGAAGTGGGCAGATCGGATTGTTGACCACCTTGATTCTGAGGCTTCGCGGCTTGCAGGTACACACGGTTGCTCGTGCCCCCGGCCCTCATCTGAAGTCATCGATCGTCGAAGGTTTTGAAGCAACCTACGTCAGCACGAAGGAGCGTTCGCTGGACGATTTGGTTGCGGAAACCGGTCGCCCAGACTTGATCGTTGACGCCACCGGACACAGTGGCCTGGCCTTCGATGCGATGAAGTATGTTGGGCACAACGGGGTGGTGGTCTGGACCAGTATTACTGGTGGTGATCGTCAGATTGAAATTCCTAGCGACAAAATCAACATTGATTGGGTGCTGGGGAATAAACTGTTACTGGGAAGCGTCAACGCCAATCGTGACCATTTTGAAATGGGGATCCGCGATCTCGCGTTGGGCGAGATGATGTTCCCCGGCGTGATCGAGAAAATCCTGACAAGTCCTGTCGATGGACTCGATCAGTACAAAGAGATGATGCGGTTATTGGTGGAAGACGACGACGCCCTGAAAGTCTATGTAAACGTCGCTGAA